In Corynebacterium ulcerans, one genomic interval encodes:
- a CDS encoding MATE family efflux transporter encodes MRLASSGSQDPGSLQRQLLRLSLPLAGTQLANIALSTTDTIVMGYLSVAALAGGGLAVIWFNQIRTMAVGLLTPLGNRIAQVHARYEHNPSTERQQEIRNLTRTGLFLATASGIIGAILLVLISYALPFFGQPSAVTDAAIPMMWALAPGLIPCLWFQVSRQFCVGLGKPQSLLGITLAMVVVNALLNFAFAFGYGPFPELGLVGIGLSTTLVHCTSAAAYFVLINRNPEINSFHAIDFWRRDATSFRSQLLPQLRTQLRLGAPVSATYGAEAGMFSVLALIMGSFGADALAAHNVVYQVTFIVFQIGIGFSHGSSILVSRAFGLHDVHLSRRIGLQALATMMGVVSISAIFFLFTPEFVLRPFMRDATPEALALAVSLLMIGTLMEFVDTGQNVAIGALRGINDTSTGLKASLVGYWVVGLPAALAFAYGFHLGPHGIWWGLVAGLATSAFLLWTTFLRKTQALEET; translated from the coding sequence GTGCGTCTAGCTAGCTCTGGTTCACAGGATCCCGGCTCTTTACAGAGGCAACTTCTACGGCTTTCCCTCCCCCTAGCTGGGACCCAGCTAGCCAACATTGCGTTATCCACCACGGACACCATCGTGATGGGATATCTCAGCGTTGCGGCACTGGCAGGCGGCGGTCTGGCTGTGATCTGGTTTAACCAAATTCGCACGATGGCGGTCGGCCTTCTCACTCCCCTGGGCAACCGTATTGCGCAAGTCCATGCGCGCTACGAGCATAATCCCAGCACTGAGCGGCAACAAGAGATTCGCAATCTCACGCGCACTGGCCTGTTCTTAGCAACAGCGAGCGGGATTATTGGTGCAATCCTTCTCGTCCTGATTAGTTACGCACTGCCATTCTTCGGCCAGCCGTCAGCGGTTACTGACGCCGCTATCCCCATGATGTGGGCGCTAGCCCCTGGTCTTATTCCGTGCCTCTGGTTTCAAGTGTCACGGCAGTTTTGCGTAGGACTAGGCAAACCGCAATCTCTCTTGGGGATCACCCTCGCCATGGTCGTTGTCAACGCTTTGCTGAACTTTGCTTTCGCCTTTGGCTACGGTCCGTTTCCCGAGCTTGGATTGGTAGGAATCGGCCTATCCACCACGCTCGTTCACTGCACATCTGCAGCCGCTTATTTCGTCTTAATCAACAGAAATCCCGAAATTAACTCGTTCCATGCCATCGACTTTTGGCGTCGCGACGCAACCTCATTCCGCTCCCAGCTCCTACCGCAGCTACGCACTCAGCTGCGTTTAGGGGCTCCGGTCTCAGCCACCTACGGCGCAGAAGCCGGCATGTTTTCGGTCTTAGCCCTCATCATGGGGTCTTTCGGCGCGGATGCTCTTGCGGCCCACAATGTGGTGTACCAAGTTACGTTCATCGTTTTCCAAATCGGAATCGGTTTTTCCCACGGCAGCTCAATATTGGTCAGCCGTGCATTCGGGCTTCACGACGTCCACCTCTCCCGACGTATCGGCCTGCAAGCGCTAGCCACCATGATGGGGGTCGTATCCATATCCGCGATTTTTTTCCTTTTCACACCCGAATTTGTACTTCGCCCTTTCATGCGCGATGCCACCCCCGAAGCGCTGGCTCTCGCGGTGTCTTTGCTCATGATCGGCACGCTTATGGAATTTGTAGACACTGGCCAAAACGTAGCAATCGGGGCGTTACGCGGCATCAATGACACCTCAACAGGCCTTAAAGCTTCCCTCGTAGGCTATTGGGTTGTAGGGCTTCCCGCTGCCCTAGCGTTTGCCTACGGTTTTCATCTCGGCCCCCATGGAATCTGGTGGGGCTTAGTCGCCGGACTAGCAACGTCGGCATTCCTTTTATGGACTACCTTCCTACGAAAAACCCAGGCTTTAGAAGAAACGTAG
- a CDS encoding cysteine synthase family protein — MTNTVVTRVSQLIGNTPLFELVATPSGSRVLLKLEQFNPSGSAKIRMAESMINAAEAEGRLQAGGTIVESTSGNTGQGLAILAVERGYKFVAVVDNHSCKDKLNAMSAMDTHLEYVAAEGDDALATSAREDYAEELGQQPGWVFMKQHDNEANSKGYYPAADEIIETLGHCPSHLISAVGTGGSLFGVTERLNELGYRPHTIGVEPEGSIAFGGPAHDYRQSGTGTPEGAVIGTAVRYDLLDMGAKVSDIAAFAACRTIARHTGLLLGGSAGGAVVAALELLPTLPAGSTSVTMVCDGGEKYLDTVFNDSWMRSHNLLDSDLEEQIWKHITALREGESPAPLKLTRVSWSKEKTCV; from the coding sequence ATGACCAACACCGTTGTTACCCGCGTCTCCCAGCTCATTGGCAACACCCCGCTATTCGAGCTCGTCGCTACGCCTTCTGGAAGCCGAGTCTTGCTCAAACTCGAACAATTTAATCCCTCCGGAAGCGCAAAAATTCGCATGGCAGAATCCATGATCAACGCCGCAGAAGCAGAGGGCAGGCTCCAGGCTGGCGGCACGATTGTCGAGTCCACCTCAGGAAACACAGGGCAAGGCCTGGCGATTCTTGCGGTTGAGCGCGGCTATAAATTTGTGGCTGTGGTGGATAATCACTCCTGTAAAGACAAACTCAATGCCATGAGTGCAATGGACACTCACCTCGAATATGTTGCGGCAGAAGGCGATGATGCCCTTGCGACCTCGGCACGCGAAGACTACGCCGAAGAGCTTGGCCAACAACCCGGATGGGTTTTTATGAAGCAACACGACAACGAGGCCAACTCCAAGGGCTACTACCCCGCCGCAGATGAGATCATAGAAACGCTCGGGCACTGTCCGTCTCATCTGATCAGCGCGGTGGGCACAGGAGGGAGCCTGTTCGGGGTGACAGAACGACTTAATGAGCTGGGCTATCGGCCACACACTATCGGGGTAGAACCTGAAGGGTCTATCGCTTTTGGCGGGCCGGCGCATGATTATCGGCAATCGGGTACTGGCACTCCTGAGGGAGCCGTTATCGGCACCGCGGTGCGCTACGATCTCCTCGATATGGGAGCAAAGGTTTCTGATATCGCTGCTTTCGCAGCTTGTCGGACGATAGCAAGGCACACCGGCCTGCTCCTCGGGGGTTCCGCCGGCGGAGCCGTTGTTGCCGCATTAGAGTTGCTTCCTACGCTACCGGCTGGGTCCACGTCAGTAACCATGGTCTGCGATGGCGGCGAAAAATACTTGGATACTGTCTTTAACGACTCGTGGATGCGCTCTCATAACCTGCTTGATTCCGACCTTGAGGAACAAATCTGGAAGCATATAACGGCATTGCGTGAGGGAGAATCCCCTGCCCCGCTAAAACTCACCCGAGTCTCTTGGTCAAAGGAAAAAACGTGCGTCTAG
- a CDS encoding alanine racemase: protein MVAAPICRMPIPAWQEELAHSPTLESIAHVARGPFHVLYPRTFTDTVKRWFDTAADTGIAFGLRFGKKSNKSGCFARRLADMCAQGYDAGIDVASTDELHAALCAGVPGEQLVVTGPTPTADLIRLATYHGSLLTVSRPEDLDAIARVMHDTQPIKKLRIMLRLSSRGPRTRFGMSTEESYALAQSLESGRYRGLPVSIMGVSFHCNGYDVDERIQMSHTAIDTVLKLREWSPASVVSIGGGFPTSSVSPQLWDAVTTQLMPSMFVTGKIPGDQYPFASNCAGTEALQHILTRGKTSVKDRIIAHGITLLAEPGRSVCQTAGASYFPVLSCHRLPNTEGNVTVVEGTSLSLSEQWFDSEYYPDPYLIRAGTILVQGEPTNSAVAGSTCLDGDYLSRRFIRFPDRPRPGDILVYPDTAGYQMDSNESAFHGKEPPKKFVFSATPRHHFTEDFS, encoded by the coding sequence GTGGTAGCCGCTCCCATTTGCCGCATGCCGATCCCCGCATGGCAGGAAGAATTAGCGCATTCACCGACCTTGGAAAGCATCGCGCATGTCGCCCGTGGGCCTTTCCATGTTCTGTACCCGCGCACTTTCACAGACACAGTAAAACGTTGGTTCGACACCGCTGCAGATACCGGAATCGCTTTTGGTCTGCGCTTTGGCAAAAAATCCAACAAATCTGGATGCTTTGCACGGCGCCTCGCCGATATGTGTGCTCAGGGATACGACGCCGGAATCGATGTTGCCAGCACCGACGAACTCCACGCTGCTCTCTGCGCAGGAGTGCCCGGGGAGCAACTCGTGGTTACCGGCCCAACGCCAACCGCTGACCTTATCCGGCTTGCTACCTACCACGGTTCTCTTCTCACGGTCTCTAGGCCCGAGGACCTTGACGCGATAGCCAGGGTCATGCACGATACACAGCCAATAAAAAAGCTCAGGATCATGCTCCGTCTTAGTTCTCGCGGACCACGCACGCGCTTTGGCATGAGCACCGAAGAAAGTTACGCCCTAGCGCAGTCGTTAGAGTCTGGTCGTTACCGAGGTCTTCCTGTGAGCATCATGGGCGTGAGTTTTCATTGCAATGGATACGACGTAGACGAACGTATTCAGATGTCTCATACGGCAATAGACACCGTGCTTAAACTGAGAGAATGGTCTCCGGCTTCCGTGGTATCTATCGGCGGTGGATTCCCAACATCGAGTGTCTCCCCGCAACTGTGGGATGCCGTGACCACGCAGCTTATGCCTTCCATGTTTGTCACCGGAAAAATTCCTGGTGACCAATATCCATTTGCCTCCAACTGCGCAGGCACAGAGGCGCTACAACATATCCTCACGCGAGGAAAGACAAGCGTTAAAGACAGGATTATTGCCCACGGAATCACGCTACTGGCCGAGCCAGGAAGAAGCGTGTGCCAGACAGCAGGAGCAAGCTACTTTCCAGTGCTCTCCTGCCATAGGCTTCCCAACACAGAGGGCAACGTAACCGTTGTAGAGGGCACCAGCCTTAGCCTGTCTGAGCAGTGGTTTGACTCCGAGTACTACCCAGATCCCTATCTCATCCGTGCAGGAACAATCCTTGTCCAAGGTGAACCCACGAACTCCGCTGTGGCGGGATCTACATGTTTGGACGGCGATTACCTAAGCCGAAGATTTATCCGCTTCCCTGATCGTCCCCGCCCCGGCGACATTCTGGTCTACCCCGATACGGCGGGCTATCAAATGGATTCCAACGAATCCGCGTTTCACGGCAAAGAGCCTCCCAAAAAATTTGTCTTTTCCGCTACCCCACGCCATCACTTCACGGAGGATTTTTCATGA
- a CDS encoding ornithine cyclodeaminase: MTSTLRILRSTDLSHVVVKPQSVLNAVRTALTELGRGSAECPEKITVKVLTSVSYSMLGRSSALSTVGFKTSFTHWKPRNADGPREKSYATTLTLYDDTTGTPIAMMDGAPIGALRTPAVSALLARAAGCNPTSALIIGSGVQGQQASPFLLTEFPTLSRLIISGHHPDSVERAKDLALTAAASLGREITVDLVDDPAPVARKCDLVIGAAGPDTPAVVTAQDLQEDATVVVVGYGIDASVCHQAERIITTSEQQMHLTGTDFVDEQGVMPEITAELPTLLADQSPLGASSGITFCYNSGLVLTDIAVGSVFAAAAIEQNLGVEVDLW; the protein is encoded by the coding sequence ATGACCAGCACACTCCGTATACTCCGCAGTACAGATCTCTCCCACGTTGTAGTCAAGCCCCAATCAGTTCTCAACGCCGTACGTACTGCACTTACAGAACTGGGGCGCGGGAGTGCCGAATGTCCCGAGAAAATCACAGTCAAGGTTCTCACTAGCGTGAGCTACTCGATGCTGGGCCGCAGCTCGGCGCTATCTACCGTGGGCTTTAAGACTTCTTTCACACATTGGAAACCACGCAACGCCGACGGGCCCCGCGAAAAATCCTACGCAACCACGCTCACGCTTTACGACGACACCACCGGCACCCCCATTGCCATGATGGATGGTGCCCCCATCGGTGCGTTAAGAACCCCCGCCGTATCTGCACTTTTGGCACGAGCCGCCGGATGCAACCCTACATCGGCACTGATAATTGGTTCAGGGGTCCAAGGACAACAGGCCTCCCCCTTCCTACTCACAGAATTTCCCACTTTGTCCCGGCTCATAATCTCAGGACATCACCCGGATAGTGTGGAAAGAGCAAAGGACCTTGCGCTTACAGCAGCAGCGTCACTAGGAAGGGAGATCACCGTTGATCTGGTCGATGACCCTGCGCCAGTAGCACGCAAATGTGATCTTGTTATTGGGGCAGCCGGGCCCGATACTCCCGCGGTGGTTACCGCCCAGGACCTCCAAGAAGATGCCACCGTCGTGGTGGTGGGTTATGGCATCGATGCCAGCGTCTGCCATCAAGCGGAGCGGATTATCACCACAAGCGAGCAGCAGATGCATCTCACCGGAACAGACTTTGTAGATGAGCAAGGTGTCATGCCTGAAATAACTGCCGAGCTTCCCACGCTTTTAGCTGACCAGAGCCCATTGGGGGCGTCGTCAGGCATTACTTTCTGCTACAACAGCGGCCTTGTCCTTACAGACATCGCAGTGGGTTCTGTTTTTGCAGCCGCAGCCATAGAACAAAACCTTGGGGTGGAGGTGGACCTGTGGTAG
- a CDS encoding TauD/TfdA family dioxygenase → MQKIFIDHALSHRLIKSADELAALSSINDPESAAAIDTLLDHELADLRDVICLDPRQHAALISGLPFPAVNGPTPASWKECRGEVRTWRFMLAIVASAVGRPFGWLGQQEGRLITDLVPTRGQEAQQVGASSSTPLTLHTEDAFHPRRSTHFALFGLRNPKKVGTTLAPCDQAWKRLDSDSRKILMTPGAVILPDDSYSDFDNSAPDSMTAVWERDHGLGLRFDPAYTDRSTGSRRWWQAYEKLAAALDSVTYSVPIAPGQLVIINNDTCVHGRVPFTADYNGTDRWMLRINMMEHNTQRLTTESAEPGYGQRIRCIDGQVL, encoded by the coding sequence ATGCAAAAAATCTTTATAGATCATGCGCTCTCACACCGATTAATTAAATCTGCCGACGAGCTCGCCGCGCTCTCGTCCATTAACGATCCTGAATCTGCCGCAGCTATCGATACGCTTCTCGACCATGAACTCGCCGATCTGCGCGACGTCATCTGCCTCGATCCACGTCAGCACGCCGCTCTTATCTCAGGACTCCCCTTCCCCGCAGTCAACGGACCTACCCCAGCTTCATGGAAAGAATGCCGCGGCGAAGTTCGAACGTGGCGGTTCATGCTTGCCATAGTGGCATCCGCGGTGGGACGTCCCTTCGGTTGGCTAGGCCAGCAAGAGGGCCGGCTCATTACAGATCTCGTGCCTACCAGAGGCCAAGAAGCACAACAGGTGGGTGCCAGCAGCAGCACCCCGCTCACCTTGCATACCGAGGATGCTTTTCATCCTCGGCGTTCCACTCACTTTGCACTGTTTGGACTCCGCAACCCCAAAAAAGTAGGGACGACTCTAGCTCCTTGTGATCAAGCCTGGAAACGCTTAGATTCGGATTCCCGCAAAATCCTTATGACTCCCGGCGCGGTCATCCTGCCCGATGACTCCTACTCTGACTTTGACAACTCCGCCCCAGACTCCATGACTGCTGTATGGGAACGCGACCATGGTCTCGGTTTGCGCTTTGATCCCGCTTACACTGATCGTTCAACCGGGTCACGGCGCTGGTGGCAAGCCTATGAAAAACTCGCCGCAGCACTCGATTCCGTGACATATTCAGTACCTATTGCACCAGGGCAGCTAGTAATCATCAACAATGACACCTGCGTACACGGCAGAGTCCCTTTCACGGCAGACTATAACGGGACCGACCGTTGGATGCTCCGCATTAATATGATGGAGCACAATACCCAGCGTTTAACCACTGAATCAGCGGAACCCGGTTACGGACAGCGCATCCGTTGCATCGATGGGCAGGTCCTATGA
- a CDS encoding ABC transporter substrate-binding protein → MSNLSRRQFLTSIAALGLGAFTVASCTSGNTSSSGSSGKTSETSGKVLKVGALGKAASAQRDPYKLLPNDSDMLICSLIWEALTVPGADKIVAPRLMEQWKQLNPMEWEFTIAAGAKFHDGSAVTPKDVVWSLTKMLSDEANGFRLPVEPESIVASGERAVRMKTATPNSQLPMLARLMTFVMKEGSSPEKPVGSGPFQLMSWDNGSAKLKRFDDYHGTVAGFEEIHVVPFEDTTAMTNALLAGQIDLAQAVGPIAARSAENNDNVQIVKRSHDSVIPLIMRTSDGPFADPKVREALRLGVDREQVVQRALSGYGSVAHDILGTGDPNIDSSLVRHRDVEKAKTLLTQAGFDTSKTYDLFVTPEAPGQVEAMKVIAEQLGEIGVRIKVVEQESGQFYDSTWTKADLYCGYWGTNDSVLFFAGKVLNGAAKSNESNFHDAEFDAAYAELLASTDQAKIDQLSKKLQKIEFERGGYLVWGASDGVDIAAKGLSGLPKAPGYGRVLLETVKKA, encoded by the coding sequence ATGAGCAACCTTTCTCGTCGCCAGTTTTTAACCAGCATCGCGGCGCTCGGCCTCGGAGCCTTTACCGTGGCGAGCTGCACCTCGGGCAACACTTCAAGCAGTGGTTCGTCTGGAAAAACCTCGGAGACCTCGGGAAAGGTTCTTAAAGTTGGTGCACTGGGCAAGGCCGCAAGTGCCCAGCGCGACCCCTATAAGCTGCTGCCCAATGATTCCGACATGCTTATCTGCTCTCTCATCTGGGAGGCTCTGACGGTTCCCGGCGCAGACAAGATTGTTGCCCCACGCCTCATGGAACAGTGGAAGCAGCTTAATCCCATGGAATGGGAGTTCACCATCGCCGCTGGCGCAAAGTTCCACGATGGTTCAGCAGTCACGCCCAAAGACGTAGTGTGGTCGCTGACCAAGATGCTTTCCGATGAAGCCAATGGTTTTAGACTCCCCGTAGAACCCGAGTCCATCGTCGCTTCTGGCGAACGCGCCGTGCGCATGAAGACGGCGACCCCCAACAGCCAGCTGCCGATGCTCGCACGCCTGATGACTTTTGTAATGAAGGAAGGATCTTCGCCGGAGAAGCCAGTGGGATCAGGCCCCTTCCAGCTGATGAGCTGGGATAATGGATCAGCAAAGCTGAAGCGATTCGATGACTATCACGGCACGGTAGCAGGCTTTGAAGAGATCCACGTTGTTCCCTTTGAAGACACCACGGCCATGACAAACGCACTGCTCGCCGGACAGATTGATCTTGCACAGGCCGTAGGCCCCATTGCAGCGCGGTCTGCAGAAAACAATGACAACGTTCAGATCGTTAAGCGTTCTCACGACTCCGTGATTCCTTTGATCATGCGCACTTCCGATGGGCCTTTTGCCGATCCGAAAGTCCGCGAGGCCCTGCGCCTAGGCGTTGATCGTGAGCAGGTAGTGCAGCGGGCGTTGTCAGGATACGGCAGCGTTGCTCATGACATCCTGGGCACCGGTGACCCCAATATCGATTCATCATTGGTGCGCCACCGTGATGTGGAAAAAGCAAAGACATTGCTGACTCAAGCCGGTTTTGATACCTCCAAGACCTACGATCTTTTTGTCACCCCAGAAGCTCCCGGCCAGGTCGAAGCGATGAAGGTTATCGCCGAGCAGCTGGGGGAGATCGGAGTGCGCATTAAAGTGGTGGAGCAGGAATCCGGCCAGTTTTATGACAGCACCTGGACCAAAGCGGACCTGTATTGCGGCTACTGGGGAACCAATGATTCTGTGCTCTTCTTTGCCGGAAAAGTACTTAACGGGGCAGCTAAATCAAACGAGTCCAACTTCCACGATGCCGAGTTCGATGCTGCTTATGCTGAACTGCTCGCGTCTACTGACCAAGCAAAGATTGATCAGCTCAGCAAAAAACTCCAAAAAATTGAGTTCGAGCGTGGCGGCTACTTGGTCTGGGGCGCATCAGATGGAGTGGACATTGCTGCCAAAGGCCTGTCCGGCTTGCCCAAAGCTCCCGGCTATGGACGTGTTCTCCTAGAGACCGTAAAGAAAGCCTAA
- a CDS encoding ABC transporter permease, whose protein sequence is MPKAVSRACIWLFPRLAIRAGALLVVLGLVFLAIDRLPGNAAAALLGANRTPEAIASLEQSLGLDRPPATRFLHWLGKALTGDFGVSVHGRPISELLATALPVTITTTGIAFVLTAVLSIVTSIWWVQRPPRSGLSRGLEWASTSIIALPEFVIGVFLVAVFALGLGVLPAVTIIDGGLPSSMAMYVLPVLALVIPQVAWNSRVLRAALIDATSTRPVQSAVLAGITGTSLLRRHVLPLALPSFATSMATSAGVLIAGTVSVEALFNHPGVGLLVATAVSQRDVSVLLAVLATTGALILLLLTMADILKVVCTPKVNV, encoded by the coding sequence GTGCCAAAAGCAGTTTCCCGTGCTTGTATCTGGCTTTTCCCACGGCTCGCTATTCGCGCGGGTGCACTGCTCGTGGTTTTAGGGCTTGTCTTTTTGGCTATCGATCGACTTCCAGGAAATGCAGCAGCCGCGCTCTTGGGCGCAAACCGAACCCCCGAGGCGATCGCTAGTCTTGAACAAAGCCTGGGGTTAGATCGACCTCCCGCGACGCGATTTCTCCACTGGCTAGGGAAAGCGTTGACCGGTGACTTTGGGGTATCCGTTCACGGAAGGCCCATCTCCGAGCTCTTGGCCACGGCCTTGCCAGTAACAATCACCACCACGGGAATCGCCTTTGTACTTACCGCGGTCCTATCGATCGTAACCTCTATCTGGTGGGTTCAGCGGCCACCTCGGTCGGGGCTGTCCCGGGGATTAGAGTGGGCGTCGACAAGCATTATTGCGCTCCCGGAATTCGTGATCGGTGTCTTTCTCGTGGCGGTGTTCGCCCTGGGGCTAGGGGTGCTGCCAGCCGTCACGATTATCGACGGCGGCCTACCCAGCTCAATGGCTATGTACGTGTTGCCCGTGCTCGCGCTTGTGATACCTCAGGTTGCGTGGAATTCCAGAGTGCTGCGCGCAGCGCTTATCGACGCCACCTCCACACGACCTGTCCAAAGCGCCGTCCTCGCGGGAATCACGGGTACGAGCCTGTTACGACGACATGTGCTGCCGCTGGCGCTTCCTAGCTTTGCCACCTCAATGGCAACATCGGCCGGTGTTCTCATCGCCGGCACAGTCTCAGTAGAAGCGCTCTTTAACCACCCTGGCGTGGGGTTACTCGTGGCCACGGCCGTTTCTCAGCGCGATGTTTCCGTGCTGCTGGCGGTCCTGGCGACGACTGGCGCACTGATCCTCCTCCTACTGACGATGGCGGACATTCTCAAAGTCGTGTGCACCCCGAAAGTGAATGTATGA
- a CDS encoding ABC transporter permease subunit has translation MTRKILALLVLATAICGPLVAQLFHLPAPTAAAGLPFDTAGNSALLGTDHLGRSVVSAVLHGGQALILTAVVAGTLTTVVGAIVGCFGVLRPKLGFIVETSADATILVPAVIVLLLVSVLYPDSGLWLLVVVAVVVGSPYAARVIAAAAYPVAHSGYVQAARNAGASDISVIMRDILPNMSAVVRSVWGLRVVEALHLLAVASFLGVGARLGEFAWSAMVRDNAGGITLNPFAVLAPAVMLAVVSIAVMALIGQKEAR, from the coding sequence ATGACACGGAAAATACTTGCATTGCTCGTATTAGCTACAGCCATATGCGGGCCGCTCGTCGCCCAGCTTTTTCATCTGCCCGCGCCGACTGCGGCGGCAGGACTGCCCTTTGATACAGCAGGAAACAGCGCATTATTGGGAACTGACCATTTGGGGCGCAGCGTAGTCAGTGCTGTCCTGCATGGAGGACAAGCGCTTATCCTCACTGCTGTGGTCGCGGGAACGTTGACCACAGTGGTAGGGGCCATCGTCGGTTGCTTTGGTGTTTTAAGGCCAAAGTTAGGCTTCATCGTAGAGACAAGCGCCGACGCCACGATCTTGGTGCCAGCGGTTATCGTGCTTCTGCTTGTCTCCGTACTGTATCCGGATTCTGGCCTATGGCTTTTGGTCGTAGTAGCGGTGGTTGTTGGTTCGCCCTACGCTGCACGGGTCATCGCTGCTGCGGCATACCCGGTAGCACACTCGGGGTATGTTCAAGCTGCTCGGAATGCGGGGGCTTCTGACATCTCCGTGATTATGCGCGACATTTTGCCCAACATGTCTGCAGTAGTGCGTTCAGTATGGGGCTTAAGAGTGGTGGAGGCATTGCACCTACTAGCTGTGGCAAGCTTCCTTGGCGTGGGAGCCCGTTTGGGGGAGTTCGCCTGGTCAGCCATGGTGCGCGACAATGCCGGGGGAATCACGCTCAATCCCTTTGCTGTCCTTGCTCCGGCAGTCATGCTGGCGGTGGTATCCATCGCGGTCATGGCTTTGATAGGGCAGAAGGAGGCCCGATGA
- a CDS encoding ABC transporter ATP-binding protein — protein sequence MTTPSNGPLIRADIAVTLGASELVPATSVCAQAGSITALVGPSGCGKTTLLLALIGETPAGSVVTGTLSVCGVDPTGLSAAERARFRREEVAFVGQDPGAELPPLMTIHAMLTELAPTADVPELLRSVGLPAETAAKRLHQLSGGQQRRVALARALSRKPRVIALDEPFAGLDPVTAKTIASLLRSVADSGVAIIITGHRLGVFHDLLDAHVYVGDKGVGAVGDVVLAAGAAGEPVQTLRGESATDMALLGDEVSCLRASDLSYATDEGTTLFSDLSFTVVPGRILAIMGASGSGKSTLLRCLVGSNLQGRGTVECSGIHREASTPWPRSHAKKLQIIPQDPASTLNPKMRVVDAVVRAVRDATTEKRWLGRIGKRRMIGRQEATQKAIELLERVGVSRELAYRLPSGLSGGQRQRVAIARALATQPAVLLCDEITSALDPESAARVMAVLHDLCRSGIGVVFVTHDEQLVAEHCGENSRVFL from the coding sequence ATGACAACGCCATCAAACGGCCCTCTTATTCGGGCAGATATAGCAGTGACTCTGGGGGCCAGCGAGCTTGTTCCCGCCACCTCAGTATGCGCCCAGGCTGGCAGCATTACGGCACTCGTTGGGCCTAGTGGATGCGGGAAGACCACCCTCTTGCTTGCCCTGATTGGAGAGACACCAGCGGGATCTGTGGTAACCGGGACTCTTTCCGTATGTGGAGTCGATCCCACTGGACTCAGTGCTGCGGAACGTGCGCGCTTTCGTCGCGAAGAAGTCGCCTTTGTAGGACAAGACCCAGGCGCCGAACTCCCACCTCTCATGACGATCCACGCGATGCTCACTGAGCTAGCTCCTACAGCGGATGTCCCAGAGCTTCTGCGCAGCGTGGGCCTACCCGCTGAAACTGCAGCAAAGCGCCTCCACCAACTTTCCGGTGGACAACAACGCCGAGTGGCCTTAGCCCGAGCACTTTCTAGGAAACCCCGCGTTATCGCACTAGATGAGCCTTTTGCTGGCCTTGATCCCGTGACAGCCAAGACCATCGCGTCCCTCCTGCGCAGCGTGGCCGACTCTGGGGTTGCCATCATTATCACGGGGCATAGGCTTGGGGTTTTCCACGATCTGCTGGATGCGCATGTTTATGTTGGGGATAAGGGGGTTGGTGCTGTTGGGGATGTGGTGCTAGCGGCGGGTGCTGCTGGTGAACCGGTGCAGACTCTGCGCGGGGAATCGGCGACAGACATGGCGTTGCTAGGAGACGAAGTCTCATGTTTGCGGGCCTCGGACTTGAGCTATGCAACCGATGAAGGGACGACCCTTTTCTCAGACCTATCTTTTACCGTTGTTCCTGGCCGAATACTTGCCATTATGGGGGCATCTGGCAGCGGAAAATCAACGCTGTTGAGGTGCTTAGTAGGAAGCAATCTTCAAGGACGAGGGACAGTGGAATGCAGCGGCATACACCGTGAGGCTTCCACACCGTGGCCGCGATCGCATGCGAAAAAATTGCAAATAATCCCTCAAGATCCGGCATCCACCCTTAACCCAAAGATGCGAGTTGTCGACGCGGTTGTTCGTGCCGTACGCGATGCCACAACCGAGAAGCGGTGGCTAGGGAGAATCGGAAAACGACGGATGATTGGCCGCCAAGAGGCCACCCAAAAGGCGATAGAGCTGCTCGAACGCGTAGGCGTATCGCGGGAACTCGCTTATCGCTTGCCTTCGGGCCTTTCTGGTGGGCAACGACAACGAGTTGCCATTGCCCGAGCCCTAGCCACGCAGCCAGCAGTGCTCCTATGTGACGAGATAACCTCTGCGCTTGACCCAGAATCCGCAGCACGCGTGATGGCGGTGCTGCATGATTTGTGCCGCAGTGGGATAGGTGTTGTTTTTGTTACCCACGATGAACAACTCGTAGCGGAACATTGCGGGGAAAACAGCAGAGTTTTCCTCTGA